GAGATAATTGAAGCAGTGGAGAGAATGTTACCAAATGCAAGAGGACTAATACCCTGCGCATTACTATTTGAAATGCTACGGTCTGCAATAGCCTTGGATGCTAGTAACGAGTGTAGAAATGGATTTGAAATCAGGATTGGGAAGCAATTAGACCAGGCGACTGTGAAAGATCTCCTGATACCTTCTCAAGGATATGCCAAGGAAGAACGGTATGACACAGAATGCGTGAGGAGGCTCATGAAGAATTTCTATCGCAATTATACTGGAAAAGATGGACATGAATTGATCACAGTGGCAGAACTTATTGAGAACTTTCTGATTGAAATTGCTAGTGACATAGACTTAAAGATGAGCACATTTATATCACTTGCTGACTTTTCACTTGCAGCATCTAGAGGAATTCTACAAAATTCAGATGGAATGTACAGGGCTATAGATATCTACTTAGACAAGCATAGATATCTGACAGAATCTGAGAGAGAAGAGGTATGCCACCTGTTGGATTGCAGCAAGATGTCTCCAGAAGCTTGCTTACATGCTTCAAGGAATGAAAGATTGCCTGTGAGAGTAATGGTGCAAGTGCTATTTGCAGTTCAGTTGCAAATGCGAGAGACTATGCCAAAGGAAATCAAGGGATCAGAGGAGGGGAGATTATTTTTAAAAGGGGCAGAGGAAGAGGAAGCAGCAACAAGGGGTTGCAACAGCGAAGAAGAAGTGATCAAGGCAGAGATGGAAAAGATGAGCAGCAAAGTGTTGGAACTGGAAAGAGAATGCGATATGATGAGAAGGGAAATCCTGAATGGTAGCTGCAGGAAAGCTAGAAAAGGAAAAGTGAACATGtggaaagaaatgaagaggaaGTTAGGATGCATAACCAGCATGCATGATTGCAACTGCCATGTCAAGAAGAAGAAGGTCCATCCAAAATAGGAATGCAAATATcagctttctttctttgtactctttttccttattcttttgtttttttgactTGAATATGTCTGATAGGATATTTCTGGAGATTGCTTATTAATTGATGGGACGACTATGAATGTTCTGCTCTAACTAGACCTTGATCTTTTGGCAGTTCTAGTTTAAGTGGTTCTCATTTCaagtttcattttttcaattatttgtTGCTAAGTCAAAAGTTATTTTCTACTTCTTAGATTATGTTGGAAAGTGAAACTATGTAATTTTCCATAGTACGGCACAGCACCTGTGATGATACAGATTTTTGTTGGTTATCATTTCCTGCATCAAATGTGAATGCAGAATTAAGTTCTTTTCTTCTAGTGTTAAGGATGGTTGGTGGCAATAGAAAAACCAAATGAAGCCATGATCTGAGTTTCAAGCAAATTGTGCTACCTGTTCTGCAATATTGCACCAAGTTTTTTTCC
Above is a genomic segment from Coffea eugenioides isolate CCC68of chromosome 5, Ceug_1.0, whole genome shotgun sequence containing:
- the LOC113771435 gene encoding BTB/POZ domain-containing protein At5g17580-like; the encoded protein is MKEGDDGSIYKKSIQREIIEAVERMLPNARGLIPCALLFEMLRSAIALDASNECRNGFEIRIGKQLDQATVKDLLIPSQGYAKEERYDTECVRRLMKNFYRNYTGKDGHELITVAELIENFLIEIASDIDLKMSTFISLADFSLAASRGILQNSDGMYRAIDIYLDKHRYLTESEREEVCHLLDCSKMSPEACLHASRNERLPVRVMVQVLFAVQLQMRETMPKEIKGSEEGRLFLKGAEEEEAATRGCNSEEEVIKAEMEKMSSKVLELERECDMMRREILNGSCRKARKGKVNMWKEMKRKLGCITSMHDCNCHVKKKKVHPK